The genomic region GAGAAGCCCGGAAACCAGAAATACTGAAGAGACTCCCCAGAGAGTGTAACAGAGTGAGCTGACAAGCGGTCCGGCGGCAAACCCTGCATTCATGCTTGCATTGAACCTGCCGAGGGTAACGCCGAGAACGGCACGTTCCGTTCTGCTGATAAGCAGAACCGAGCAGGCAGGCTGTGACACTGCGCTGAAGAAACCTCCCGCAAGGGAGAGTACAAACAAGCCCTGATATGAAGGGACAAGCGGAAAAAGCATCAGAATGAACGAACTTGCGGCTCCTCCCACAATAACCAGCGTCTCCTTGCGGAAGCTGTCCGCCATAGAACCCGTGAACGGCAGCATAAAGGCCGTCACTGCGGAAGCCGCACAGAGTATGGCTCCCGTCTGGGACACGGATGCACCTATGCCGCTCAGATACACAGGCAGAAACGCCGCCGCAGACGCTATCCCCCACCCCCGGCAGAAAATGTATGCCAAGAGGACAGAATGTCTGCGGCCGCTTTTTTGAGGTGTCTGCTTGAAACAGAATTTTGGAACTGAACTATGAAGCCCTGAAAAGAGGAAAAAGAGGAAAAGTGCTGTCAGACAGCAAAAGGAAACCAATATGTAAACACCGCTCATGCCCCAGTGCTCGGCTATCAGCCCTCCGGCAAGAGGAGCTGTTGCAAGAGCAGCGTAAAATGCAAGATCGAAACGTCCGAAGAGTTTACCGTCTGTATTCTCCCCGATACCGTTGAGAAGATACACCATCACAGGGCGGAACATGCCGCAGGCTGCCCCCTGAAGTATGCGCATGACCACAATGAGGTTTCTGTCCTGAACAAAAACATAAGAAACTGCTATCAGAGCATAAACAGCCAGCGCAAAAAACATTATGAAGTCAGCTCGGAATCTGTCCGCCAGCTTGCCTATGAGTGGACCGGTACCTATCTTTGAGAGGGAATACAGAGTGAACGCCAACCCGAGAATCATTCCTCCAGCCCCTTTTTCCTGAAAATAGATCGAAAAGAGACTGTCTCCGGCTGCAAAACCGAAAGTAATCAGGAAATTAACGGCAAAAAGATAAATAAAACCGTCACCATGTCTTTTCATGCGTCATTCTCCGTCCGGACAAGAGCAGGGGCGGTATGCCGCCCCGTGATCTATGGAGGCCAGCTCCTCCCCCGGAGCTGATGAGATAACTGTTTTAACAGCTGCGACTTTACCACAGGCATATAAACCTGAAAATCAGGCGCATTACCGTTTGGGTTCAGAAAAATATCTTAACGGCTCATAGGTATTTTTACTCTTCTGCTGAAAATTGCAGTTGATACATTTATTTCAGAATTACAAATTACATGGTAACATTAGAGTCATAAGGGGTGCGGAATGACAAAATTCGAGAGATTTCTT from Seleniivibrio woodruffii harbors:
- a CDS encoding MFS transporter, with translation MKRHGDGFIYLFAVNFLITFGFAAGDSLFSIYFQEKGAGGMILGLAFTLYSLSKIGTGPLIGKLADRFRADFIMFFALAVYALIAVSYVFVQDRNLIVVMRILQGAACGMFRPVMVYLLNGIGENTDGKLFGRFDLAFYAALATAPLAGGLIAEHWGMSGVYILVSFCCLTALFLFFLFSGLHSSVPKFCFKQTPQKSGRRHSVLLAYIFCRGWGIASAAAFLPVYLSGIGASVSQTGAILCAASAVTAFMLPFTGSMADSFRKETLVIVGGAASSFILMLFPLVPSYQGLFVLSLAGGFFSAVSQPACSVLLISRTERAVLGVTLGRFNASMNAGFAAGPLVSSLCYTLWGVSSVFLVSGLLGAASSALFCLGGLGEDCRYSSVE